In one Silene latifolia isolate original U9 population chromosome 10, ASM4854445v1, whole genome shotgun sequence genomic region, the following are encoded:
- the LOC141607178 gene encoding uncharacterized protein LOC141607178, with translation MAIGDNSTPKTSLHPVYTVTNIQNKVRVLDGIKVSYASWVNLFTLHTRGYKVLDHIDGTPAPAKTDASYEAWYEIDAHVLQWIYGTMSDDLLPWVLEPDSTAQEAWNRVKNIFLNNKGARAASLESEFHNLKLRKFPSFDAYCQRLRELSDQLKDVGAVITDQRLVLQLVRGLPKEYDTVAAYINQTLPAF, from the coding sequence ATGGCCATCGGTGATAACTCGACTCCCAAAACTTCTCTTCACCCCGTCTACACCGTGACTAACATCCAAAACAAAGTACGTGTGTTAGATGGCATTAAGGTATCCTACGCGTCTTGGGTGAACCTTTTCACTCTTCACACTCGTGGATACAAGGTCTTAGACCATATTGACGGCACACCCGCTCCTGCGAAAACGGATGCCTCATATGAGGCGTGGTATGAGATCGATGCCCATGTCCTTCAATGGATATATGGCACCATGTCTGATGACCTCCTGCCATGGGTTCTTGAACCCGATTCCACCGCTCAAGAGGCCTGGAATCGCGTCAAAAACATCTTCCTCAACAACAAGGGCGCTCGTGCCGCCAGTCTTGAGAGCGAATTCCACAATCTCAAGCTCAGAAAATTCCCGTCTTTTGATGCCTATTGTCAACGCCTTCGCGAATTGTCAGACCAATTGAAAGACGTTGGAGCAGTTATTACTGATCAACGTTTGGTTCTTCAACTCGTGCGTGGTCTGCCCAAGGAGTACGACACGGTCGCAGCCTACATAAATCAAACGTTACCGGCGTTTTAA